In a single window of the Synergistaceae bacterium genome:
- a CDS encoding tail protein X yields the protein MRTYRTEQGDTWDMIALRMYPKIGAEKLMDILLDYNPDHIHTVIFPANVILNVPDVDVPVISTLPAWKR from the coding sequence ATGAGGACATACAGGACAGAGCAAGGAGATACGTGGGACATGATAGCCCTGCGAATGTACCCTAAGATTGGGGCTGAAAAGCTGATGGATATTCTCCTCGACTACAACCCAGACCACATACACACAGTAATTTTCCCCGCGAACGTGATTCTGAATGTCCCTGACGTTGACGTGCCGGTGATTTCGACATTGCCAGCGTGGAAGAGGTGA
- a CDS encoding phage baseplate assembly protein V: MADNYDESCAHGRFGKVSAYDPERHMARIQFPDKDNLVSAWLPVAIPNSLQNKDERHLDIGEHVYCNMMGNGLEVGVVLCSIYDDKNKPIVHEQDIRVITFADGTQISYDRGKHLLKVECVGDIEIHAKGHIHIFADGNMKHQAARIDLN, encoded by the coding sequence ATGGCGGATAACTATGATGAATCATGTGCGCACGGGCGGTTCGGGAAAGTCTCAGCATATGACCCAGAGCGGCACATGGCGCGGATACAGTTCCCGGACAAGGATAATCTTGTGTCTGCGTGGCTGCCTGTGGCAATACCGAACTCCCTGCAGAACAAGGACGAGAGACACCTGGACATCGGGGAGCATGTTTACTGCAACATGATGGGCAACGGCTTAGAAGTTGGTGTAGTGCTTTGCTCAATCTACGACGACAAGAACAAGCCGATAGTTCACGAGCAGGACATCAGGGTAATAACCTTTGCGGACGGCACGCAGATTTCCTACGACAGGGGAAAGCACCTGCTGAAGGTTGAGTGTGTCGGGGACATCGAGATTCACGCGAAGGGACACATACACATCTTTGCGGACGGTAACATGAAGCATCAGGCGGCGCGTATCGACCTGAATTGA
- a CDS encoding PAAR domain-containing protein, which translates to MPAVTRKGDMCTGHADFPPRNSTSGSPNVFVNGIPAHREGDSWAVHCNSQPVCHGGVLASGSGTVYANGRQLGRIGDPVSCGSSVATGSGNVYAGD; encoded by the coding sequence ATGCCAGCGGTAACCAGAAAAGGAGACATGTGCACGGGGCACGCAGATTTCCCGCCACGCAACAGCACCAGCGGAAGCCCTAACGTTTTTGTGAACGGAATACCCGCGCACCGTGAAGGCGACTCATGGGCTGTACATTGCAACTCTCAGCCTGTGTGTCATGGCGGAGTCCTAGCGTCAGGAAGCGGGACAGTGTACGCAAACGGCAGACAGCTCGGACGTATCGGCGACCCTGTATCTTGCGGGTCAAGCGTCGCCACAGGGAGCGGGAATGTTTATGCAGGAGACTAA
- a CDS encoding phage tail protein produces MIGSLGEVVFEVSTERVRTFRDFQIQRSAKYSEHAIHGRKGLLEFTGLAPASMSLSIRLDAGLGVNPKEELNTLHDILNNHQAVPFILDGEPQGDGLWVLEGLDENHEIIDNHGTSIAVEVSLKLKEYIEVEANGS; encoded by the coding sequence ATGATAGGTTCACTCGGTGAAGTAGTCTTTGAGGTCTCAACGGAGAGAGTCCGAACCTTCAGGGACTTCCAGATACAGCGGAGCGCGAAATATTCAGAACACGCAATTCACGGCAGGAAGGGGCTGTTAGAGTTCACAGGCCTTGCCCCCGCATCAATGAGCCTCAGCATTAGATTAGACGCTGGACTCGGCGTAAACCCTAAAGAGGAGCTGAACACATTACATGACATTCTGAACAATCATCAGGCAGTGCCCTTCATCCTTGACGGAGAGCCGCAGGGAGACGGGCTGTGGGTGTTAGAGGGATTAGATGAGAACCATGAAATTATTGATAATCACGGGACTTCCATTGCTGTGGAGGTCTCACTAAAGCTGAAAGAATATATCGAGGTGGAGGCTAATGGAAGTTGA
- a CDS encoding GPW/gp25 family protein: MEVEVLTSQEEINFAPANIVEEVAQNVRTICTTPKYSVPLDRLFGVDATVIDRPTPKAIALMQVELIQAIRKYEPRCRVKKVSFDGDTDGKLTARVRIEILEE; encoded by the coding sequence ATGGAAGTTGAGGTGCTTACGTCGCAGGAAGAGATAAATTTTGCGCCCGCGAATATCGTTGAAGAGGTAGCGCAGAACGTCAGGACAATCTGCACCACGCCGAAGTACAGCGTTCCTCTGGACAGGTTATTCGGGGTTGACGCTACAGTGATAGACCGCCCGACTCCGAAGGCCATTGCTCTGATGCAAGTCGAACTTATACAGGCAATCCGCAAGTACGAGCCTCGATGCAGGGTTAAGAAGGTGAGCTTTGACGGAGACACAGACGGGAAGCTCACAGCGAGAGTGAGGATTGAGATTCTTGAAGAGTGA
- a CDS encoding baseplate J/gp47 family protein, translating to MADIVFAEKSAEEIESEIITLYEQITERTLARGDPVRLFLETITLIIIHQRSLIDYAAKQNLLAYAEGDYLDHLGALLEVTRLEASHAMTTLKFTLSEAQPSAVIIPAGTRVSPGGGNLLFATTEAAELPAGDTETLITAQCTTAGSAGNGFVAGQLRKLVDPFPFEMSVTNTTTTYGGSDTENDENFRERIQIAPESFSVAGPRGAYEYYARSAHQDIIDVAVVGPPEIPPGYVKIYPLMKGGELPSNEVLDAVLAICNADNVRPLTDCVSAHKPDVVSYALNVKYYIDRARATQSTELQAAVSEAVSNWVTWQRSKLGRDLNPSELNHRMIAAGAKRTEITSPSFRVLKASELAIPSTITLTFGGLEDG from the coding sequence CTGGCTGACATAGTTTTTGCAGAGAAGTCCGCTGAAGAAATCGAGAGCGAAATCATCACCCTCTACGAACAGATCACCGAGCGCACACTTGCACGCGGAGACCCTGTGCGGTTATTCCTTGAGACTATCACGCTGATAATCATTCATCAGCGAAGCCTCATCGATTACGCAGCAAAGCAGAACCTCTTAGCCTACGCAGAGGGTGATTACCTTGACCATTTGGGTGCGTTGCTGGAAGTTACGCGGCTTGAAGCCTCACACGCAATGACGACGCTGAAGTTCACGCTGTCGGAAGCCCAGCCCTCAGCCGTAATCATTCCTGCGGGAACGCGGGTATCGCCCGGCGGAGGCAATCTGCTTTTCGCGACAACGGAGGCCGCAGAGCTTCCAGCCGGAGACACAGAGACACTAATCACCGCGCAATGCACAACAGCGGGCAGTGCTGGGAATGGTTTTGTTGCGGGACAGCTCCGAAAGCTGGTTGACCCTTTCCCGTTCGAGATGTCCGTAACGAACACGACGACAACCTACGGAGGCAGTGATACTGAGAATGACGAGAATTTTCGCGAAAGGATACAGATTGCGCCTGAGAGCTTTTCAGTTGCCGGGCCTCGCGGGGCTTATGAATATTATGCGAGGTCTGCTCATCAGGATATTATTGATGTTGCAGTTGTCGGGCCGCCCGAAATTCCTCCGGGATACGTGAAGATTTACCCCCTCATGAAAGGCGGCGAGCTTCCCTCAAACGAGGTGCTTGATGCTGTGCTTGCGATCTGCAACGCGGATAACGTGAGGCCGCTGACTGACTGCGTAAGTGCGCACAAACCTGACGTTGTGAGTTACGCCCTGAACGTGAAATACTACATTGACCGCGCGAGGGCGACACAGTCAACGGAACTTCAGGCCGCAGTGAGCGAGGCAGTCAGCAACTGGGTAACATGGCAGCGTTCGAAGTTAGGACGCGACCTCAACCCCTCAGAACTGAATCACAGGATGATAGCCGCCGGAGCAAAGCGCACAGAGATAACCTCGCCGTCATTCCGGGTGCTCAAGGCCTCAGAGCTTGCGATACCCTCAACGATAACGCTGACGTTCGGGGGCTTGGAGGATGGCTAA
- a CDS encoding phage tail protein I encodes MAKQLEVISLQDIIPASIAEDKNIRAIRRAIDPQLQEVSQSIREAFIVSRINELLENVIDLLAWQWHVDFYEPELPIETKRALVLDSISWHRKKGTKAAIISALRKLNFEPTIKEWFEPELQTEPHTFSVRGYYKDDHVNVDFLGEDTEGILTRIIELTKPARSHMIKLTVAPIPIDMTKHICRWDFCNWEHVEFKRYDWGLLIPDNPFFEDEAPMHSLIERGILTLSDVQYWDAGRWGYSPYRLQIVSRAFETGIFAELEDDIGTWMTPSVWNGFSWDEAHKFYRPVGAMSLRTFPADFALEDSAAILGAIPFIGIIYDSRPYWDMHSWEEHSTWAEEVEQEDIGSAVKRDFPASLKWGSYPPSPRWSSHKTWEGSDTWENTTEQAGTWEVGTWEYQEVV; translated from the coding sequence ATGGCTAAACAGCTTGAAGTAATCTCGCTGCAGGACATAATACCTGCCTCAATCGCAGAAGATAAGAATATACGGGCAATACGTCGGGCAATAGACCCGCAGTTGCAGGAAGTCTCCCAGAGTATTCGGGAGGCTTTTATTGTGTCGCGAATTAACGAGCTGCTGGAGAATGTTATCGACCTGCTTGCGTGGCAATGGCACGTCGACTTTTACGAGCCGGAACTACCCATTGAGACGAAGCGGGCACTAGTGCTTGACTCCATCAGTTGGCACAGGAAGAAGGGCACTAAGGCCGCCATCATCAGCGCACTGCGGAAGCTGAACTTTGAGCCGACGATAAAGGAATGGTTCGAGCCTGAACTGCAGACCGAGCCGCACACATTCAGCGTCAGAGGGTACTACAAGGATGATCACGTCAACGTTGACTTTCTCGGAGAAGACACAGAAGGAATCCTCACGCGGATAATCGAGCTGACCAAGCCCGCAAGGTCTCACATGATAAAGCTGACCGTCGCTCCGATTCCTATCGACATGACGAAGCACATCTGCCGCTGGGATTTCTGCAACTGGGAGCACGTCGAGTTCAAGCGTTACGACTGGGGCTTGCTGATTCCAGATAACCCGTTCTTTGAGGACGAAGCACCGATGCACAGCCTCATTGAGCGCGGAATACTGACACTAAGCGACGTGCAGTACTGGGACGCTGGAAGGTGGGGATATTCGCCCTACAGGCTGCAGATTGTGAGCCGTGCATTCGAGACGGGAATATTCGCCGAGCTTGAGGACGACATCGGAACGTGGATGACTCCCTCAGTGTGGAACGGCTTTTCTTGGGACGAGGCGCACAAATTCTACCGGCCTGTGGGCGCAATGTCTCTGCGTACTTTTCCCGCAGACTTTGCCCTCGAGGACTCTGCGGCAATTCTCGGAGCAATTCCCTTCATCGGCATCATCTACGACTCGCGTCCCTACTGGGACATGCATTCATGGGAGGAACACAGCACATGGGCAGAAGAGGTAGAGCAGGAGGACATAGGCTCAGCGGTGAAGAGAGATTTTCCGGCTTCGTTGAAGTGGGGAAGTTACCCGCCCTCTCCGAGATGGAGCAGCCACAAAACGTGGGAAGGCAGCGACACATGGGAGAACACAACCGAGCAGGCCGGGACGTGGGAGGTTGGCACATGGGAATATCAGGAGGTCGTATAA
- a CDS encoding DUF4815 domain-containing protein, giving the protein MTADEIKALLKSPDYYNRYDKAKNWSHVAVLAGRAMQSAEMNESQLIAEDKIKAIGSSLYADGTIIKGCAISLDTNAKKATIEAGQIFLDGLVYEIAEKTLNVPDDADVQVGAWLKSSVLTEYEDETLTEPARNTPQYKMEGAWRVITVAEWGLNTDNLNAPFFPVYGISGGEIVTQLQKINPEYLNTTARYDRHANGHYVVEGLNVTALQSTEAGKQTYSISEGIAHINGYEAEIGHSVRLITDEAFDLAEVQSEVHRFTSGGTGRMTFTVAHTPIESVTQIRVTKERTVTLTHGNYSGCVDGLPNDSVFEVVEVKQGALIFVEGTDFLLDGDNLDWSPAGEEPAPGATYTAKYHYRTNISPNAFTKTSITVSGLFENSVIEASYYYRMPRKDIIVMYKDCSIGIVRGISHRYDPVLPGTPPEGICLAQVTQTWQGLPEVRNVAIKCVHADVLNEMRSQILDLYGLLARQELRFDATLNAPTSAYNVFVDSLFDDDMRDAGTPQTALIADQTLQLPMSTEISGLTLAKDTLLDYDVEVLIDQSAHTRDMKVNPYQAFNPLPATMTLTPAVDRWTENIVRTVISNTVSFRSSNRRHSWDVLTNTTTTTESGGNLRSITVKIDASGFGPNEAVRVIFDGIEVACSSSSANASGVFSGTFAIPEGVPAGTKLVRLQGTHTTASAYFVGIHEVRTTINYYVRYNDLDPLAQTFTLSESRHVAGVDFWLVSKSRTSSLKIELHEVSLGFPTQEVIASCTMTPSQLTVNAWNRAIFDTPVFLSADTEYAITIMTDTADYAVGIASLGDWDTAKGWIRSQAYSAGVLLLSSNASTWSADQKSDLTFRLLGAKFRTARKTLTLGNINLAGVTDIMPMAEVQRTGADTDATFILKNGSVEVARMQAWQNISFSDPLNGTYTLSVELFGDSKYSPLLGRMPQILTGKIGNTGDYVSRAFTCGMGKQVMITMEEYAPTGSSVRVFIETAANVWTESGDPEQEQIGDGWVRCKRFIPCDMSATRLKIVLNGTSSARPLVQNISAVILSA; this is encoded by the coding sequence TTGACGGCAGACGAAATCAAGGCACTGCTGAAATCGCCGGACTACTATAACCGCTACGACAAGGCCAAGAACTGGTCTCATGTTGCGGTTCTTGCCGGAAGGGCTATGCAGTCAGCAGAGATGAACGAGTCCCAGCTCATAGCGGAGGACAAGATCAAGGCGATCGGCAGTTCGTTATACGCGGACGGGACAATCATCAAGGGGTGCGCGATTTCCCTCGACACAAACGCCAAGAAAGCCACCATTGAAGCGGGGCAGATATTCCTTGACGGCCTCGTGTATGAGATTGCGGAGAAGACGCTTAACGTTCCCGATGACGCGGACGTTCAGGTCGGAGCGTGGCTGAAGTCTAGCGTGCTTACAGAGTACGAGGACGAGACTCTGACCGAGCCCGCCCGGAACACACCGCAGTACAAAATGGAGGGTGCGTGGAGAGTAATCACTGTTGCTGAATGGGGGCTGAACACAGACAACCTTAATGCGCCGTTCTTCCCTGTCTACGGAATCAGCGGGGGCGAAATCGTTACGCAGCTGCAGAAAATCAACCCTGAGTACCTGAACACCACAGCACGCTACGACAGGCACGCTAACGGTCATTACGTCGTCGAAGGCCTGAACGTTACGGCATTGCAGAGCACTGAGGCCGGGAAACAGACCTACAGCATCTCGGAGGGCATCGCGCACATCAACGGCTACGAGGCAGAGATAGGGCACTCCGTGAGGCTCATCACCGACGAGGCATTTGACCTCGCAGAAGTACAGTCGGAGGTTCACAGGTTCACCAGCGGAGGCACAGGCAGAATGACCTTCACAGTTGCCCACACTCCCATCGAGAGCGTTACTCAGATTCGCGTAACGAAGGAACGCACAGTAACCCTCACGCACGGGAATTATTCCGGCTGTGTTGACGGCTTGCCTAATGACTCAGTCTTTGAGGTTGTGGAAGTGAAGCAGGGAGCACTAATCTTCGTCGAGGGCACTGACTTTCTGCTTGACGGCGACAATCTCGACTGGAGTCCCGCAGGCGAAGAACCCGCGCCCGGCGCAACGTACACAGCGAAGTATCATTACCGCACGAACATCAGCCCTAACGCGTTCACGAAGACGAGCATAACGGTATCGGGGCTGTTCGAGAACTCGGTGATTGAGGCGAGCTACTACTATAGAATGCCGCGCAAGGACATCATCGTAATGTACAAGGACTGCTCAATCGGAATCGTTCGGGGTATCTCGCACAGGTATGACCCTGTTTTGCCGGGAACGCCGCCGGAAGGTATCTGCCTCGCGCAGGTAACGCAGACATGGCAGGGTTTGCCGGAAGTCAGGAACGTAGCCATCAAGTGCGTACATGCCGACGTGCTGAACGAAATGCGGAGTCAGATTCTCGACCTTTACGGGCTGCTTGCACGGCAGGAATTACGGTTTGACGCAACCCTCAATGCTCCGACGAGTGCATACAACGTGTTCGTGGATTCGTTGTTCGACGACGACATGAGGGACGCAGGAACACCGCAGACGGCCTTAATCGCGGATCAGACTCTCCAGCTCCCAATGAGCACAGAGATTTCTGGCCTGACGCTCGCGAAAGACACACTGCTTGACTATGACGTTGAGGTTCTGATTGACCAGTCAGCCCACACACGCGACATGAAGGTTAATCCCTATCAGGCCTTTAATCCCTTGCCCGCGACAATGACGCTGACTCCTGCAGTAGACCGCTGGACAGAAAATATTGTGCGGACAGTAATCTCCAACACCGTGAGTTTCAGGTCAAGCAACCGCCGCCATTCATGGGACGTTCTGACGAACACAACGACCACGACAGAGTCAGGCGGAAACTTGCGGAGCATCACGGTGAAGATTGACGCATCGGGTTTCGGCCCGAACGAGGCAGTCCGAGTAATCTTTGACGGCATCGAGGTAGCGTGTTCATCATCGAGCGCGAACGCTTCGGGAGTCTTCAGCGGGACATTCGCGATCCCCGAAGGGGTCCCTGCAGGAACAAAGTTAGTGAGGCTTCAGGGAACACACACAACCGCGAGCGCGTACTTCGTGGGGATTCATGAGGTCAGGACAACCATCAACTACTACGTGCGCTACAACGACCTTGACCCGTTAGCGCAAACCTTCACTCTGAGTGAGTCGCGTCATGTTGCGGGCGTAGATTTCTGGCTTGTCAGCAAGAGCCGGACATCAAGCCTCAAGATAGAGCTTCATGAAGTGAGTCTAGGTTTTCCGACGCAGGAAGTCATAGCCTCATGCACAATGACCCCCTCGCAGCTTACGGTCAACGCATGGAACAGGGCAATCTTTGACACGCCGGTTTTCCTGTCAGCGGATACAGAGTACGCGATTACGATAATGACTGACACAGCAGATTACGCGGTAGGGATTGCGAGTCTAGGAGACTGGGACACAGCGAAGGGCTGGATACGTTCACAGGCATATTCTGCGGGAGTGCTGCTCCTAAGCTCGAACGCGTCGACATGGTCAGCCGACCAGAAGTCCGATCTGACATTCCGGCTTCTCGGAGCGAAATTCAGGACAGCCCGCAAGACCCTCACGCTCGGGAACATCAACCTTGCGGGCGTAACGGACATCATGCCGATGGCGGAGGTTCAGCGTACAGGTGCAGACACAGACGCAACGTTCATCCTCAAGAATGGCAGCGTTGAAGTTGCGCGTATGCAGGCGTGGCAGAACATCTCATTCTCCGACCCGCTGAACGGCACATACACCTTGAGCGTTGAGCTTTTCGGAGACAGCAAATATTCGCCCTTGCTTGGACGTATGCCGCAGATTCTCACGGGCAAGATTGGGAACACAGGCGACTATGTATCGCGAGCTTTCACGTGCGGAATGGGCAAGCAGGTAATGATTACGATGGAGGAATACGCCCCGACCGGCTCATCAGTGCGTGTGTTTATCGAGACAGCCGCGAACGTGTGGACGGAGTCCGGCGACCCGGAACAGGAACAAATCGGGGACGGCTGGGTTCGTTGCAAGCGGTTTATTCCGTGCGACATGTCAGCTACGAGGTTGAAGATAGTATTGAACGGCACATCATCAGCGAGGCCGTTAGTCCAGAATATAAGTGCGGTGATTCTAAGTGCCTAA
- a CDS encoding CotH kinase family protein: MPKYDDRTLRGWPLPHRQNKLSDDADRLREALTTIDANITEIEGNLQSVEDVNEFLSTRMEVIVGQATEDTEILDARVDAEGNVHPNLGHNVRSIHGGLLQVVSDIRYGIQEFQGLLHQFSALAEAQIQDELNAQDANERRKAELAQESLTRLLQDDGLQSQINAASEAIMRTAVTLRELSERRKAELTREESSRISTDDSLQREINALAEAFLRDALTLSEALERRRDALRQEIQARIAGDTALQEQITRNAEKIQQESERRAEKDAEIHEALDVLNEGVALRKSEIDAETQARAEGDDGIARQANANAEGILQTALNVQDLNARRKADLLREEQARIAGDIALQELIDKTAEASIENALGIHQEAQQRRKSDERIEALRDETDRRIEIDAYHQLQIDEAIHAILQNSLALSEALARRRAALIREEQSRAEEDANLQGQIDTNATANMQNAMNIQQEAEHRRKLLELIAAETQERERQIQNVRSEIGELYEVPLPGLHEELGELQRQTDANAEANIWTALSLHDGLARHTAALTQETQSRVAEDAGTQRQINANAEGILQTALNLSEAFSRYREALTQEARARVEEDTNIQAQTDSNAVAALELAANLSAEAEKCRALGQAIAGLKSPIDWSTAESLAIREPRCAIVNFTGLSSMPTTKTADIPAFMEFWDMQGNFFRKPIVCSAQGSSSLGYVKKNVKFDLLNDDGSKFNLKIGNWVVQDGFHLKAYYTDFFRGVAVTSYKFWDEVMRYNGLDKDRPYKRAMIDASEIQPSGTSLNNPDDMTLQLDNGALCHPDGFPCIVYLNGEFYGVYSWQIKKQRKNYRMDKSTVEHIHLDGSLYTQYFWNGAINWTVFEIRNPNKLYTMDGKKYDGDAPKELIDETSEKYDASNKDHVRSAKVKRYIQSFVERFGELKQLYTAYRANPSDETLAAVKAAYEELFDWENQRDYLIFSDVIKNSDGFGKNWQWTTYDGVKWYVNAYDLDMSYGGHWQGTQITPPLTGHITTSTALPTGYVALLYKDELEARYRELRDAGIISVSNILLKLENWTARIGVGNYELEFERWPNSPCILNYTDSIYRVKRWLEVEIANMDKVYRYSTDTQPEIAEADDTEPLIRAEQDTGILRQVNALAEADMRSELNHALLNAERRREEAQERAIRDEQDAGLQAQINSLAEATMWRLVNEHDMRLSISEAMQQIKEFPSRPATDDEFDEMLDELYND, encoded by the coding sequence GTGCCTAAGTATGATGACAGAACATTAAGGGGCTGGCCGCTTCCACACAGGCAAAACAAGCTGAGTGATGACGCGGACAGGTTACGCGAAGCCCTGACCACGATAGACGCAAACATCACCGAGATTGAGGGCAACCTGCAGAGTGTCGAGGATGTCAACGAGTTTCTGAGCACCCGCATGGAAGTGATTGTGGGTCAAGCTACAGAGGACACGGAGATTCTTGATGCGCGTGTTGATGCGGAAGGGAACGTGCACCCGAACTTAGGGCACAACGTCAGAAGCATTCACGGCGGCTTGCTGCAGGTAGTAAGCGACATCAGGTACGGGATACAGGAATTTCAAGGCCTGCTGCACCAGTTCAGCGCATTAGCAGAGGCACAGATACAGGACGAGCTTAATGCGCAGGATGCTAACGAACGCCGGAAGGCCGAGCTTGCGCAGGAGTCATTGACGCGGCTGTTGCAGGATGACGGGTTGCAGAGTCAGATTAATGCGGCCTCAGAAGCGATAATGCGGACGGCGGTAACTCTCCGAGAACTCAGCGAACGTCGCAAGGCAGAACTCACACGTGAGGAGTCCTCGAGGATTTCGACGGACGACAGTTTGCAGAGAGAGATTAACGCGCTGGCGGAAGCATTCTTGAGAGACGCGCTGACACTGAGTGAGGCACTAGAACGCCGGAGAGACGCTCTAAGGCAAGAGATACAAGCTCGGATTGCTGGGGATACAGCCCTGCAGGAACAGATTACGCGGAATGCCGAGAAGATACAGCAGGAGTCGGAGCGGCGAGCCGAGAAGGATGCAGAGATTCATGAAGCCCTCGACGTGCTGAATGAGGGAGTTGCGCTCCGTAAGTCTGAGATTGATGCAGAGACTCAGGCACGAGCAGAAGGCGACGATGGGATTGCGCGTCAGGCAAACGCGAACGCAGAGGGTATTCTGCAGACCGCCCTGAACGTGCAAGACTTGAACGCCCGGCGAAAAGCTGACTTGCTCCGTGAAGAGCAGGCCAGAATTGCGGGAGATATTGCCCTACAGGAGCTAATCGATAAGACCGCAGAGGCCAGCATTGAAAACGCGCTAGGCATTCATCAGGAAGCCCAACAGCGGCGCAAGTCCGACGAGCGCATTGAAGCCCTCAGAGATGAGACAGACCGCCGGATAGAGATTGACGCGTACCACCAGCTGCAGATTGACGAGGCAATACACGCGATCCTGCAGAACTCTCTTGCGCTGAGTGAGGCCTTAGCCCGAAGAAGGGCAGCCCTTATCCGTGAGGAGCAATCCCGCGCGGAAGAGGACGCAAACCTTCAAGGGCAGATAGACACAAACGCGACTGCGAACATGCAGAACGCCATGAACATCCAGCAGGAGGCCGAGCACCGCAGGAAACTCTTAGAGCTGATAGCGGCGGAAACTCAGGAGCGGGAACGTCAGATACAGAATGTGCGCTCCGAGATAGGTGAACTCTATGAAGTGCCATTGCCCGGACTTCATGAGGAGCTTGGGGAACTTCAGAGGCAGACAGACGCAAACGCGGAGGCCAATATCTGGACGGCTCTCAGTCTTCATGACGGATTAGCCCGACACACAGCGGCCTTAACTCAGGAAACACAGAGCCGAGTTGCAGAGGATGCCGGAACGCAGAGACAGATTAATGCGAACGCAGAGGGTATTCTGCAGACCGCACTTAATCTGAGCGAGGCATTCAGCAGGTATAGGGAGGCACTGACTCAGGAAGCCCGCGCCCGTGTAGAGGAAGACACGAACATTCAGGCACAGACCGACAGCAACGCAGTAGCCGCACTTGAGCTTGCCGCGAATCTCTCAGCCGAAGCCGAGAAATGCCGGGCACTTGGACAGGCAATCGCAGGCCTCAAATCTCCCATTGATTGGAGCACAGCAGAGAGCCTCGCAATCCGTGAACCACGTTGCGCAATAGTGAACTTCACGGGGCTAAGCTCAATGCCTACGACGAAGACAGCCGATATTCCCGCGTTCATGGAGTTCTGGGACATGCAGGGTAACTTTTTCCGCAAGCCCATCGTGTGCAGTGCGCAGGGCAGCTCATCATTGGGTTACGTCAAGAAGAACGTGAAGTTCGACCTGCTCAATGATGACGGCTCAAAGTTCAACCTCAAGATTGGGAATTGGGTTGTGCAGGACGGCTTTCACCTCAAAGCGTACTACACAGATTTCTTCAGAGGAGTAGCAGTAACGAGCTACAAATTCTGGGACGAGGTCATGAGGTACAACGGCCTCGACAAGGACAGGCCATACAAGCGGGCAATGATTGACGCTTCGGAGATACAGCCGAGCGGGACGAGCCTGAACAATCCCGACGATATGACGTTACAGCTCGACAACGGCGCGCTGTGTCATCCTGACGGCTTCCCCTGCATCGTGTACCTCAACGGTGAGTTCTACGGCGTGTATTCGTGGCAGATCAAGAAGCAGCGCAAGAATTACCGCATGGACAAGAGCACCGTTGAGCACATTCACCTTGACGGCAGCCTTTACACACAATATTTCTGGAACGGCGCAATCAACTGGACAGTCTTTGAGATACGCAACCCGAACAAGCTCTACACGATGGACGGGAAGAAGTACGACGGCGACGCACCCAAAGAGTTAATTGACGAGACATCGGAGAAGTACGACGCAAGCAACAAGGATCACGTCCGAAGCGCGAAGGTCAAGCGATACATTCAGAGCTTTGTTGAGAGGTTTGGGGAGCTGAAGCAGTTATACACAGCTTACCGTGCGAACCCCAGCGATGAGACTCTTGCGGCAGTGAAGGCGGCGTATGAAGAACTCTTTGACTGGGAGAATCAGCGCGACTATCTCATTTTCTCGGACGTAATCAAGAACTCTGACGGTTTCGGGAAAAATTGGCAGTGGACAACCTATGACGGCGTGAAGTGGTACGTCAATGCTTACGACCTCGACATGTCATACGGCGGCCATTGGCAGGGAACACAGATAACCCCTCCGCTTACAGGCCACATCACGACAAGCACAGCCCTTCCGACTGGGTACGTTGCTCTGCTGTACAAGGACGAGCTTGAGGCCAGATACAGGGAGCTGCGCGACGCAGGAATCATCAGCGTTAGTAACATTCTCTTAAAGCTGGAGAATTGGACGGCAAGAATCGGAGTCGGAAACTACGAGCTTGAGTTCGAACGCTGGCCTAACAGCCCGTGCATCCTGAATTACACCGACAGCATTTACCGCGTCAAACGTTGGCTTGAAGTCGAGATCGCGAACATGGACAAGGTCTACAGGTACAGCACAGACACACAGCCCGAAATTGCGGAGGCTGACGACACAGAGCCGCTCATCCGCGCAGAGCAGGACACAGGAATCCTCCGGCAGGTGAACGCACTCGCTGAAGCCGACATGCGCAGTGAACTGAATCACGCTCTCCTTAACGCCGAACGCAGACGCGAGGAAGCCCAAGAGCGGGCAATCCGCGATGAGCAGGACGCGGGACTTCAAGCGCAAATCAACAGCCTTGCAGAGGCGACCATGTGGAGGCTCGTAAATGAGCATGACATGAGGCTAAGCATCAGTGAGGCAATGCAGCAAATCAAGGAGTTTCCGAGTCGTCCGGCAACAGATGATGAGTTCGACGAAATGCTGGACGAACTCTACAACGACTGA